One Butyricicoccus intestinisimiae genomic window, TGTCTCCGGACGGAGAAGAAGGGTATCCGGGTAATTTGAAGCTGGATGTTTTGTATCAACTCAAGGACAATGCGTTTTCCATCGCCTATCAAGCGGTCTGCGACCAAGACACGCTTGCCAATTTTACCAATCATATGTATTTTAATCTTTCAGGCAATTTGGAACATATCGAAGAACATGAGCTGCGTGTGTGCGCCGACCATATTGCCTGTGTCGATGAAAATTGTCTGGCAAACGGTTCGTTTATGCAGGTCACGCAGACACCGTTTGATTTCCGCACGTTTCACAAAATCGGCGAACGCATCCATGCGCTGCATCCGCAGCTGAAGAATGCCGGCGGATATGACCACGCCTTTGTGCTGAACGCGAAAAATGAACAGATTGTTCTGCGCCATCCGGCGAGCGGAAGAACGCTGACCATCTCGACCACACTGCCGACAACGCAGGTTTACACGGGAAATTTCCTGTCCGGCGGCTGCATGGGCAGACAGGGCAGACCGTACGAAAATCGGGAGGGCGTGGCGCTGGAAACGCAGCTGCTGCCGAACTCGATTCATATTGAGAAACATCCATCTGTTATTTTGCGGAAAAATCAGATTTTTCAGGCAAAGACAACGTACTGCTTCACGG contains:
- a CDS encoding aldose epimerase family protein, which produces MTQVQVAEQRANGVAIYKLESDKLTLLVSNLGCHVLELQAPDRTGQCADVVLGFADVEDCAHDGSYMGAVVGRVANRIGGASFVLNGKRYDLAANNGVNHLHGGVHGFNQKIFDAEIVDDGIRFSYLSPDGEEGYPGNLKLDVLYQLKDNAFSIAYQAVCDQDTLANFTNHMYFNLSGNLEHIEEHELRVCADHIACVDENCLANGSFMQVTQTPFDFRTFHKIGERIHALHPQLKNAGGYDHAFVLNAKNEQIVLRHPASGRTLTISTTLPTTQVYTGNFLSGGCMGRQGRPYENREGVALETQLLPNSIHIEKHPSVILRKNQIFQAKTTYCFTAE